A genomic segment from Janibacter sp. DB-40 encodes:
- the groL gene encoding chaperonin GroEL (60 kDa chaperone family; promotes refolding of misfolded polypeptides especially under stressful conditions; forms two stacked rings of heptamers to form a barrel-shaped 14mer; ends can be capped by GroES; misfolded proteins enter the barrel where they are refolded when GroES binds), with the protein MAKELEFNDSARDALLRGVDQLANAVKVTLGPKGRNVVIDKAWGAPTITNDGVTIAREIELEDSYENLGAQLAKEVATKTNDVAGDGTTTATVLAQAMVREGLRNVAAGAAPSGLKRGIDKAVQAVSDRLLENARELEGKEEIAQVAALSAQDHVIGSTIADAFDKVGKDGVITVEESSTAETALDFTEGMQFDKGYISPYFVTDPERMEAVLEDAYVLINQGKISNIQEILPVLEKVVQSGKPLMIIAEDVDGEALSTLVVNKLKGVFNVVAVKAPGFGDRRKAMLQDMAILTGGQVVAEEVGLKLDQVGLEDLGQARRVVVTKDNTTIIDGQGNADDVNGRVAQIKAEIERTDSDWDREKLQERLAKLAGGVCVISVGAHTEVELKEKKHRIEDAISATRAAIEEGIIAGGGSALAHAVAVLDGLTLEGDEAVGANIVRKAAVEPLRWIAENAGLEGYVCVAKVQELTPGNGLNAASGEYGDLVAAGVIDPVKVTRSALVNAASIASMVLTTDTLVVDKKEEEPEAAGHGHSH; encoded by the coding sequence ATGGCCAAGGAACTGGAGTTCAACGACTCCGCCCGTGACGCCCTCCTGCGTGGCGTCGACCAGCTCGCCAACGCCGTCAAGGTGACGCTCGGCCCCAAGGGCCGCAACGTCGTCATCGACAAGGCGTGGGGCGCCCCGACCATCACCAACGACGGCGTGACCATCGCCCGCGAGATCGAGCTCGAGGACTCCTACGAGAACCTCGGCGCGCAGCTGGCGAAGGAGGTCGCGACCAAGACCAACGACGTCGCCGGCGACGGCACGACCACCGCCACGGTCCTCGCCCAGGCGATGGTCCGCGAGGGCCTGCGCAACGTCGCGGCGGGCGCAGCCCCGTCGGGCCTCAAGCGCGGCATCGACAAGGCCGTCCAGGCCGTGTCCGACCGCCTGCTGGAGAACGCCCGCGAGCTCGAGGGCAAGGAGGAGATCGCCCAGGTCGCTGCCCTCTCCGCGCAGGACCACGTCATCGGCTCCACGATCGCCGACGCCTTCGACAAGGTCGGCAAGGACGGTGTCATCACGGTCGAGGAGTCCTCGACCGCCGAGACCGCTCTCGACTTCACCGAGGGCATGCAGTTCGACAAGGGCTACATCAGCCCGTACTTCGTCACCGACCCGGAGCGCATGGAGGCCGTCCTCGAGGACGCCTACGTGCTGATCAACCAGGGCAAGATCTCCAACATCCAGGAGATCCTCCCGGTGCTGGAGAAGGTCGTCCAGTCCGGCAAGCCGCTGATGATCATCGCCGAGGACGTCGACGGCGAGGCGCTGTCCACCCTCGTGGTCAACAAGCTCAAGGGCGTCTTCAACGTCGTGGCCGTCAAGGCTCCCGGCTTCGGTGACCGCCGCAAGGCGATGCTGCAGGACATGGCCATCCTCACCGGTGGCCAGGTCGTCGCCGAGGAGGTCGGCCTCAAGCTCGACCAGGTCGGCCTCGAGGACCTCGGCCAGGCCCGTCGCGTCGTCGTCACCAAGGACAACACGACGATCATCGACGGCCAGGGCAATGCCGACGACGTCAACGGTCGCGTGGCCCAGATCAAGGCCGAGATCGAGCGCACCGACTCCGACTGGGACCGCGAGAAGCTCCAGGAGCGCCTCGCGAAGCTCGCCGGCGGCGTCTGCGTCATCTCCGTCGGTGCCCACACCGAGGTGGAGCTGAAGGAGAAGAAGCACCGCATCGAGGACGCGATCTCCGCGACGCGTGCCGCGATCGAGGAAGGCATCATCGCCGGTGGCGGCTCCGCGCTCGCCCACGCCGTGGCCGTCCTCGACGGGCTCACCCTCGAGGGTGACGAGGCCGTCGGCGCGAACATCGTGCGCAAGGCCGCGGTCGAGCCGCTGCGCTGGATCGCCGAGAACGCCGGCCTCGAGGGCTACGTCTGCGTGGCGAAGGTCCAGGAGCTCACCCCGGGTAACGGCCTCAACGCCGCCTCGGGCGAGTACGGCGACCTGGTGGCCGCCGGTGTCATCGACCCGGTCAAGGTGACCCGCTCCGCGCTGGTCAACGCCGCGTCGATCGCCTCGATGGTCCTGACCACCGACACCCTCGTGGTGGACAAGAAGGAGGAGGAGCCCGAGGCAGCCGGCCACGGTCACTCCCACTGA
- the serA gene encoding phosphoglycerate dehydrogenase — MKVLLLENIHDVAREALTDAGFDVETRSGALDEPELVAALEGVDMLGIRSKTHVTRAVLEARPELKVIGAFCIGTNQIDLDAASQAGTVVFNAPFSNTRSVVELAMAEIISMARHLTDKNAALHAGVWDKSAKGAHEVRGRTLGIIGYGNIGSQLSVVAEAFGMHVYYYDLEDKLPLGNAKRCGSLEELLTTCETITLHVDGRSGNAGNFGAQEFARMRPRSLFLNLSRGFVVDVESLRDNIVSGHIAGAAIDVFPTEPKKAGDTFESVLQGLPNVILTPHVGGSTEEAQLDIGRYVSGKLRDWAVSGATTMSVNLPGVAAPQTAGDTRILHLHKNVPGVLARVNAILAEGGANIDSQQLSTKGEFGYAVTDLAGSLPADTEQRLRELEETVEVRVIVAD, encoded by the coding sequence GTGAAGGTGCTGCTGCTGGAAAACATCCATGACGTCGCCCGCGAGGCCCTGACCGACGCCGGTTTCGACGTCGAGACGCGCTCGGGTGCGCTCGACGAGCCCGAGCTGGTCGCCGCTCTCGAGGGCGTGGACATGCTGGGGATCCGCTCCAAGACGCACGTGACGCGCGCCGTCCTCGAGGCCCGACCGGAGCTGAAGGTCATCGGCGCGTTCTGCATCGGGACCAACCAGATCGACCTCGACGCCGCGTCCCAGGCCGGCACCGTCGTCTTCAACGCGCCCTTCTCCAACACCCGCAGCGTCGTCGAGCTGGCGATGGCCGAGATCATCTCGATGGCCCGCCACCTCACCGACAAGAACGCCGCACTCCACGCCGGCGTCTGGGACAAGTCCGCCAAGGGCGCCCACGAGGTGCGCGGCCGGACCCTGGGCATCATCGGCTACGGCAACATCGGCAGCCAGCTGTCGGTCGTCGCCGAGGCCTTCGGCATGCACGTGTACTACTACGACCTCGAGGACAAGCTGCCGCTCGGCAACGCCAAGCGCTGCGGGTCGCTGGAGGAGCTGCTCACCACGTGCGAGACGATCACGCTCCACGTCGACGGCCGCTCCGGCAACGCGGGCAACTTCGGCGCGCAGGAGTTCGCCCGGATGCGTCCGCGCAGCCTCTTCCTCAACCTCTCGCGCGGCTTCGTCGTCGACGTGGAGTCCCTGCGCGACAACATCGTCTCCGGCCACATCGCCGGCGCGGCGATCGACGTCTTCCCGACGGAGCCGAAGAAGGCGGGCGACACCTTCGAGTCCGTGCTGCAGGGCCTGCCCAACGTCATCCTCACCCCGCACGTCGGCGGCTCCACGGAGGAGGCGCAGCTGGACATCGGCCGCTACGTCTCCGGCAAGCTGCGCGACTGGGCCGTCTCCGGTGCGACGACCATGTCGGTCAACCTGCCCGGTGTCGCCGCCCCGCAGACCGCCGGTGACACCCGGATCCTGCACCTGCACAAGAACGTCCCCGGCGTCCTGGCCCGCGTCAACGCGATCCTCGCCGAGGGCGGCGCCAACATCGACAGCCAGCAGCTGAGCACCAAGGGCGAGTTCGGCTACGCCGTCACCGACCTCGCCGGCTCCCTGCCGGCGGACACCGAGCAGCGCCTGCGCGAGCTCGAGGAGACCGTCGAGGTCCGCGTCATCGTCGCCGACTGA